A window of Nocardia arthritidis genomic DNA:
CGGGAAGGCGAGCCGATCGGGGCAAGGGGCGAAGCCCCGGAGGGGGTCCGGGGGGCGAAGCCCCGCCGGGTGGGGTGTGGGGGCTTCGCCCCACAAACATCGCGAAACGAGAAACGGCTCATGCTCTCCATGAGCATGAGCCGCCATCGAGTGGAGCTGCCGGGAATCGAACCCGGGTCCTCCGCCGCGTCTTCAGGGCTTCTCCGTGTGCAGTTCGCTGTGTCTCTGCTCGGATCTCCGGGTCACGCGAACGAGCTCGGATGACGATCCCAGTCGCTGTTTGTTGTCCCGTACCACTCCGCGACCGAGTGGGACGGTGAGCCCTCTAGCTGATGCCGGCACCGGGACCGAGGGCATATCCCGGGCCGACAGAGACGCTGTCGCTTAGGCAGCGAGAGCGTACTCGCGCTGATGAGAATCGGCGCTTAATTGGTTGCAACGACGCTTACGGTGGTCTCTTGCCTGCACCGACACGCTTCCCCTGAATCAACGTACGCAGTCGAAACCGTTCAGCCCCGTACGTCCCGGCACCTTGCCGGGCTAGTCATGTTAACACCGTGCGAACGCCAGATCATCCCGATATCCCGGTGCCGCTGTTTCCGCGGCGGCGGGGCAGCGGTCCCGTTCTGCCGCACCGGAACTCAGCGCATACCTTTGATCCGGCGGCCGATTTCGCGGGTGACCTCGCGTTCGGCGGTGCGGCGGGCCAGGTCTTGCCGCTTGTCGTAGTCCTGTTTACCTCTGGCCAGCGCGAGCTCGACCTTGACCTTGCCGTCGGAGAAGTACATCGACAGCGGGACCAGCGTGTTGTTGCCTTCTTTGGCCTTGCCGGTGAGTTTGTCGATCTCGCGGCGGTGCAGTAGTAGTTTGCGGGTGCGCCGCGGGGCGTGGTTGGTCCAGGTGCCGTGGCTGAATTCGGGAATGTGCAGCCCGCGCAGCCACACCTCGCCGTCGTCGACCGTCGCGAAGGCGTCGACCAGCGAGGCCTTGCCCTCGCGCAGGCTCTTGACCTCGGTACCGACCAGCGCGATCCCGGCCTCGTAGGTATCCAGGATCGTGTAGTTGTGCCGCGCCCGGCGGTTGGTCGCGATGACCTTGCGCCCCTTCTCCTTCATATCTCCTCAATCATCCCGTATGCCCAGCTAGACGGCTCGTTTCCGCGCTGGCACCCGCGCTCGGCGTCACCGCCGAGCTGGAGTGCCCAACCAGCTTACGGATGCGCTCGGAATCGACCCCGGCAGCAATCAACAGCGAGACGAAGAAATGTCTTCCGCCATGCCACGCGAAGCCGGTGCCCTGACCGCTAGGAACCCCTGCCCGCTTCGAGATGGCAGCCAGCCTGCCGGCTCCAGATACGAGCTGGTGAATCCTCCGCCCTTGGCCGACAGGAACGCAAGCGCATTACCTTTCCGTCCGAACTTCTTCAGCGAACGCGAAGCGGTTCTGTCAGCTCCGACCAGGATGGCCGACAAATCATTAAGCTCGGCGCGTGAACGAAGGTGAAAACAGTCCGGAGCAGTACCTGGGCTGGGAGCAAGACCTGTCGCCATCGGAGTACTCGGGCGGGAGCGCTGTGGCGGAATTCGGACCGCTGCCGCCGATTCCGGCGTTGGCGCAACCGCACGCGGTGTTCAGCGTCGGTGCGGACACGGCCTTGCGGGTAGGGGAGGCACTGGCGGGGCGGATGCTGCGCAATCCGCTGGTCTGGATGTGGTTCGTCCTGTTGTGGGGCGGGATAGCGGGAGTACTCACGCTGTTCATGGGCCAGGTGGGTGCCGTGCTGGGCGTCTGGGTCATCGGGGCGGCATTTGTTTCCCAGCTGCTGAGCCACGGCCGCCGGGTGCGGAAGTACACGGCGATCGCTCGGGCCGGCTACGTGCCCGGCACAGTGGTGGCCGTTCGATTCGGACCGGATGCATT
This region includes:
- the smpB gene encoding SsrA-binding protein SmpB, coding for MKEKGRKVIATNRRARHNYTILDTYEAGIALVGTEVKSLREGKASLVDAFATVDDGEVWLRGLHIPEFSHGTWTNHAPRRTRKLLLHRREIDKLTGKAKEGNNTLVPLSMYFSDGKVKVELALARGKQDYDKRQDLARRTAEREVTREIGRRIKGMR